The following are encoded in a window of Danaus plexippus chromosome 22 unlocalized genomic scaffold, MEX_DaPlex mxdp_33, whole genome shotgun sequence genomic DNA:
- the LOC116773544 gene encoding uncharacterized protein LOC116773544: MKTARKSSNNIMKKYYQLILVVVCFISIVTLLIYRHEYYRLRYVLEVLNFFGKPGLSEVEFCGPGFNATMLSEILRNSSMEVRETPPLFQQIDENFYSYSSFLRSYNKYEKLEITEAHIINTIVIGKAHVQPRFRCNIWFENSSKPKAGRFSFKAASEIISDYQLYIFECSLSKNLGKPAGISFYVNDYNINPMYAPINKVIQVNTRRKVRERSSIKFVNNIEPAFCVIPNHVPIVSRDAFIEFLVFHHIMGVNYFTIYDGMISEDVIKRLNLFPSDITQWDIQFFPLNYPFVFAKSYKIVRSAIELDCLFRHYKYDKEESSKVSHVAVLSWDEFLVPRVHNSFKAVLDDFDPTRALRTYTVEPLLFCLNQNDDDNVEIGYPAIMKKTHYYNIPQNKVPIHVRNLETMTNFDDLFNLTTSIKKIPLELLGAHKYSVCRDWKTFSPGGYNETEMQVFQHKFEGAMIKYGQSLVSNKVYRLYTSGQIWEKNSIDNVRDML, encoded by the coding sequence ATGAAGACCGCTCGAAAATCATCAAATAATATCATGAAGAAATATTATCAGCTGATTCTTGTTGTTGTGTGTTTTATAAGTATTGTTACTCTTCTTATATACCGACATGAATATTATCGTCTAAGGTATGTTTTGGAAGTGCTCAACTTTTTCGGAAAACCAGGATTATCTGAGGTTGAATTCTGTGGTCCCGGTTTTAACGCTACTATGCTTTCGGAGATTCTACGTAACTCTTCCATGGAGGTACGTGAAACGCCACCTCTATTCCAGCAAATCgacgaaaatttttattcatattcatcATTTCTGCGGTCATATAACAAATACGAAAAACTCGAAATAACCGAAGCACacattattaatactattgtGATCGGAAAAGCGCATGTGCAACCTCGTTTTCGTTGCAATATATGGTTCGAAAATAGTTCTAAGCCGAAAGCTGGTAGATTTAGCTTTAAAGCAGCTTCGGAAATAATAAGTGATTATCagttgtatatatttgaatgttcTTTGAGTAAAAATCTCGGGAAACCAGCTGGGATTAGTTTCTATGTTAATGACTACAACATAAATCCAATGTATGCaccaataaataaagttatccAAGTGAACACTAGACGCAAAGTCCGAGAGAGGAGcagtattaaatttgttaataatattgagcCGGCATTCTGCGTTATACCAAATCATGTGCCAATAGTATCGAGAGATGCGTTTATAGAGTTTCTTGTGTTCCATCATATTATGGGagtgaattattttacaatatatgatGGGATGATATCTGAAGATGTCATCAAAAGGTTGAATTTGTTCCCATCTGATATAACTCAGTGGGATATACAATTTTTCCCTCTAAATTATCCATTTGTGTTTGCAAAGTCCTACAAGATTGTTAGGAGTGCTATAGAATTGGATTGTCTGTTTAGACACTACAAATATGACAAAGAGGAGTCAAGTAAAGTAAGTCATGTGGCTGTTCTCTCGTGGGATGAATTTTTGGTGCCGAGAGTACACAATAGTTTTAAGGCTGTTTTAGATGACTTTGATCCCACAAGAGCTCTCCGAACATACACTGTGGAGCCCTTGTTATTCtgtttaaatcaaaatgatgatgataatgtaGAAATCGGATATCCGGCCATTATGAAGAAAAcccattattataatataccacAAAACAAAGTGCCAATACACGTAAGGAATTTAGAAACTATGACAAACTTTGACGATCTGTTTAATCTAACAACAAGTATCAAGAAAATACCTCTAGAGCTGCTGGGAGCTCATAAGTATAGTGTGTGCCGAGATTGGAAGACTTTCAGTCCTGGCGGCTATAATGAAACTGAGATGCAGGTTTTCCAACACAAATTCGAAGGTGCTATGATAAAATATGGACAGAGTCTTGTTAGCAATAAAGTGTATAGATTGTATACATCCGGACAAATATGGGAGAAAAATTCTATAGATAATGTTAGAGATATGTTATAA
- the LOC116773455 gene encoding NSFL1 cofactor p47: protein MSGNKEDTLRHFCDVTGADENRSRFFLESSNWQLEVALSSFYEHGGHIEEAPSASPAVGGVQPMSDSDMDSPPRSPVQAKKKDKKKSNPHFATLDSLQQESSSEDEETQAFYAGGSERSGQQILGPGKGRKDIITEMFKSVREQGAVVFDEEQSSTSRGRSGLFGGVGYRLGQTTDDHEQVTPGSAAQQQEGPRVVRLRLYRAGFVVDDGPLRLYSDPEHAHFLSCIRRGTIPPELRGHGEVKLSLEDKRHEECPRPASKHMPFGGKGHMLGSPTPPTVGATCPVAASGGDREANMRAAQNDVQLDDTAPVTSVQFRLADGSRLTGRFNHSHTVADLARFVARAEPTYQLTSFALLAAFPRVELDESQTLAQADLLNATVLQRLK from the exons ATGTCTGGGAATAAGGAAGACACGCTGCGACATTTCTGTGACGTTACCGGCGCCGATGAAAATCGAAGTAGATTCTTTTTAGAATCATCAAACTGGCAATTAGAG GTTGCTCTCTCAAGTTTTTACGAACACGGTGGTCATATAGAAGAAGCGCCTAGTGCTTCTCCTGCGGTTGGCGGTGTACAGCCTATGTCGGATAGTGATATGGACTCACCTCCACGGTCACCAGTGCAGgccaaaaaaaaagataaaaagaaatccAACCCTCACTTCGCGACTCTGGATTCGCTGCAACAAGAAAGTTCTAGTGAAGATGAAGAGA CTCAAGCTTTCTACGCTGGAGGTTCTGAGAGGTCCGGTCAACAGATTCTTGGACCGGGGAAAGGCAGGAAAGACATAATAACGGAAATGTTCAAAAGTGTCAGGGA ACAGGGTGCAGTTGTTTTCGACGAGGAACAATCGTCGACTAGTAGGGGGCGCTCGGGGCTATTCGGTGGTGTAGGGTACAGGCTAG GTCAGACAACTGATGATCATGAACAGGTCACACCTGGAAGTGCTGCACAGCAACAG GAGGGTCCTCGCGTGGTCCGCCTGCGTCTATACCGCGCCGGGTTCGTGGTGGACGACGGACCCCTGCGGCTGTACTCTGATCCTGAACACGCACATTTCCTCAGCTGTATACGACGAGG CACAATACCTCCCGAGCTCCGCGGACACGGAGAGGTGAAGCTCAGTCTAGAGGACAAGCGACATGAAGAGTGTCCTCGCCCCGCCTCCAAACACATGCCCTTTGGGGGCAAAGGTCACATGTTAGGCAG CCCCACTCCGCCGACGGTGGGCGCCACGTGTCCGGTGGCGGCGAGCGGCGGAGACCGAGAGGCGAACATGCGAGCGGCTCAGAACGACGTGCAGCTAGACGACACCGCTCCCGTCACCTCCGTACAG TTCCGCCTGGCGGACGGCAGTCGCCTGACGGGTCGCTTCAACCACTCTCACACCGTGGCGGACCTCGCTCGGTTCGTGGCTCGCGCGGAACCGACGTACCAGCTGACGTCGTTCGCCTTGCTGGCCGCCTTCCCCAGGGTGGAGCTGGACGAGAGCCAGACCCTGGCGCAGGCGGACCTGTTGAACGCCACCGTGCTGCAGAGACTCAAATGA